The following DNA comes from Pseudomonadota bacterium.
CTCAGAATCTGGAATAGTTAGCTAACATGCAGGTCTGCCACATTAAACCAAAGAGCCTTATAAAGATCGGTCTCAGCGCCCTAATGATCGGGCTCGTTATCTATTCTGTAGATATCGAGAGGCTGTGCGCTACCTTCGGCTCAATCAGCCTAACCACGGTCCTGCTAGTCATCGCAGGTTACACGCTTGGGCAGTTTATGAGCTCCATTAAGTGGTGGACGATCGCACGCTCCGGTGGCATCGATGTTCCATACCCTACAGCGCTCAAGGCCTATTTTATCGGCATGTTCGTTAACTGCTTTGGCCTCGGTATGGTGGGTGGTGACGTTGCGCGCGGACTCCTAATCTCACAGGGCCAACCAAAGAAAACCGAGGGGGTTGCATCGGTCGTAGCGGATCGAATTCATGGTCTTACAGTACTAAGCGTAATAGCCTTACTCACCAGCGCTATACTCGGAAATGAGCGGGTTCCGCCGTGGCTTATTCAGATGCTATTTGCCCTCGTACTCGGCTTTATCACCCTGTGGGTCGTCGGCCCCTGGACCCTCACCCACCTTCCGATGGTAAGTAATACGAAGATTGCAACCAAGCTAAAACAGGTGGCCGCTATCTTTCCTCGCGATGCAAAGACCCTCGCCATTATCACGACGATATCGGTCGTGTTCCATACCCTGCAGATCTTGCTACACGCCGTTATGGCTGAGGGGCTCGGAGTCTCCATTCCTTTAGCAACACTCTTCGTCGTTATTCCCTTTGTGAATATCGCCAGTAGCCTTCCGATTAGCTGGAACGGGCTAGGTGTGCGTGAAAAGTCTTACATCTTCT
Coding sequences within:
- a CDS encoding lysylphosphatidylglycerol synthase transmembrane domain-containing protein; protein product: MQVCHIKPKSLIKIGLSALMIGLVIYSVDIERLCATFGSISLTTVLLVIAGYTLGQFMSSIKWWTIARSGGIDVPYPTALKAYFIGMFVNCFGLGMVGGDVARGLLISQGQPKKTEGVASVVADRIHGLTVLSVIALLTSAILGNERVPPWLIQMLFALVLGFITLWVVGPWTLTHLPMVSNTKIATKLKQVAAIFPRDAKTLAIITTISVVFHTLQILLHAVMAEGLGVSIPLATLFVVIPFVNIASSLPISWNGLGVREKSYIFFLTAAPAIMGVEQSVAFGALWLLAVTTSSAIGGIVALFSGDLSSLKVERQDAAIHARTQQLAESSRITS